AAAAGGGCCGGTTTTTACAAATATATTATTAGTTGATGAAATCAACCGAACATTACCCCGTACTCAATCAAGTTTATTAGAATGTATGGAGGAAAGACAAGTTTCTATTGAAGGAAAAACCCATATGCTATCTAGTCCCTTTATTGTATTAGCTACACAAAATCCTATAGAAATGGAAGGTACTTTCTCACTTCCTGAAGCTCAGTTGGACAGATTTTTGATGAAATTGAAGTTAGGATATCCAACTCAGGAAGAAGAAACTCAAATACTGGAACGGGTGGGGGATGAAATTCCCTACGAAGATATAAATAGCAAGTTTAACCCTGAGAAAATTCAACAACTGCAAAAACAATGTAAGGATGTTAATATCCATTCTTCTATCCTAGAATATATCACAGTGTTAGCCAATGAAACCCGGATCCATCCTCTTATTTCCATTGGAGTAAGCCCTAGAGCAAGTAAAGCCCTCTATAAAGTTATTAAAGCATGGGCACTATTAAATAATCGGGATTATGTCATTCCAGATGATGTAAAAGAAATGGTTAAACCTGTGTGGAATCATCGGTTAATTCTAAAAACAGAAGCACATATGAATAATATTGAATCAGAAGATATTCTAGAGGAGATTCTGAAAAAAACTGATGTACCCCGTGAAAAGGTAGTTTGTCTATGAGCAAAGAAGAACTATCACTAAAAAATAATTATGAAGACGACGAAGAAAAACCACAATCTTTAGAAACTAGCATATTGTTTGAACGCCATGGCATTTGGGTGTTGGTGGGATTTTTATTAATAGCTATATGGTATAGATTCCTACCATTAGCTGTTGTAAGCATATTTTTAGGGCTTTTATTTATTATTATCACAGCATGGAAAAATAGGTCGCTGATGGGTATGAAGCCAACTTTACAGCTGTCAAAATCAAGAGTATTTACTGATGAGGAATTTGTAATAGATGGGTCCCTTTATAATGATAAATGGCTGCCATTAATATGGATTGAATGGAGTTTTTTAAAAAATGAAGGGATTTGTTTAGGCCATGATGACGAGGAGTCATATACTATTCGTTTTTTATGGTTACTTTGGTTTCAAAAAGTTAAATGGACATTAAAGGGTAAAGCTCTTCGTAGAGGGGTTTACGATATTGGACAAGTTATACTCCGCTCAGGAGATGGATTTCGTTTTGGTGAGATAGAAGAACTACATAACTTAGATAAAAAGTTATATGTATATCCCAAATTATTATCCGTATGGGTACCTAGTTATCGTTCTTCAATGCAGTGGGGTGTAAAAGGGAAGCAAGGTGGATTTATAGAAGATCCTCTTTTAGTTAATGGAATCAGGGAATACCAAGCAGGAGATGAGCTAAGAAGATTTAATTGGAGGGCCACCTCAAGAACTGGAAAACTACAGGTGAATATATATCAGCCCATCGTTATAGAACAACTGATTATTTATATCGATGTTGAAGGCTTTGGGATTGATGAAAAAGCATATGAAGATCCAATTGAGCAAAGAGCATATGTATCTAAGAAAAGGGAAGCCTTTGAAAGATTTCTTTCGATTATTGCCTCTGTGGCTGTGAAGTATAAGGAACAAGGAATTTCAATTGGTTTTACCAGCAATGGTCTCAACTATAGGGGGGAAAAAATGTCCAGCATTCCACCCAGTATAGATTTAGCTCTATTCTTAGATCAACTAGCTCAAATTACCCAAAGGGTAGGAGTTAAAAAAATGAAACCATTAGATGAACTTCTCCATAAGGGGCGGATGTGTATTCCTTTATATATTTTTTGTCATCATGTTACTGAAGATCATTATAGTAGATATCAACAACATAAACATAAGCTTTCAGAGGTACGTTTCTATTATAATCATGAAACAGAATACACTAAAAAATTAGCCCCCATAGTAAAACCAATAGATACATTTCTTTCATCCTTGGATTCATCTGGAAAGGAGTCTAATTATGCATAAGGTAAAAGAATTATATAAATCCTTTATCATGATGTTTAGTGAAGTCATATGGATCTATTATACAATTGTTATGTTTACTAGTATTGAGTGGAATGAGCCGGCTTTTTTTAATGCAACATGGTTTGTAATAGCCGGAATAATGGGATATACTTTAAACGTTTTGTTAGCAAAGAGAAGCAATCACATACTTTTATTTTTAGGAAATGTTTTGGTCGTAGGATTGATAATGATACAGAACTGGAAAAGTGTAGTTCCGGAAGGATTTTGGATATTTGGACTTGTGGTAAGTATAGGGGTTAGCTTTATTTTTATTAGAAGTACTAGATTGGTCTATCGACTACCTACACGTCTAGAAATATTACGTCGTTTTGAAGGAAGTGTTATTTATTATATTATTTTTGCACTGATATTTACTACAAATAAGTGGAGCAACAATATATTTCATCTTTTTTTTACATTAGCAATCATCGGTAGTTTAATGGGAATGGTATTAACATTGCAGAATCACGAAGATGTTGAAGGTAATCAAAAAACCCAAATAATAAAAGTTGGACAATCAGGGTGGTTTGCAGGAGTGGTAAGTCTTCTATTAATTTCTATACCACTTCTTTCATTGACTTTACTACTACCATCAATAAATAGGACACTATCTACCTTTGGGATGGGTGTTTTGGAAGGTTTAAAGTGGATAGCTCTTAAAATCGGTAGATTTTTAGGTTGGTTATTTAGTCTATTACCTGATCCCCAAATGGAAGCAACACCCCAGATGCCCCTTGAACCAATAGCGATGCCATCTGATCCTGTGGAAGATTCCCTTATTTCCATACCTTACATATGGATTATAGGGATAGGCGCAATTTTATCAATTGTAATTGCCATGTGGTTTTTTACAAAATTAAACATAAACAGGAAACTCCCAAAGAGTATAAAACCAAAGGATATAATCATTAGCAAAGAACCCTGGTGGATAAAACTTAAAAGGACTTTGAAAACCTATTTACAACACTTAAAATTGAAATGGTGCATGAGTTTTTCTTGTTATTACCACCATATTATCTATTGGAATTATCATCAAGTATTAAAATGGGGGAAAAAGAAGGGTCTCCAAAAGATGAAATCAGAAACCTCTCAAGAATATGTAAAAAAAATAATAGCACATATACCTGAAAAAGAAAAAAACTTTAGTCATAAGGGGCAAAGCTATCATTTATCCCAACTGTTGGAGGGGCTAAATAGAGATTATCAGGCTACTTACTATGGTTCAAAAGT
This Natronincola ferrireducens DNA region includes the following protein-coding sequences:
- a CDS encoding AAA family ATPase → MNRNDNNQNVLSYQLDELWEEMGKVIVGRKKELKLILAALLSEGHVLLEDLPGTGKTTMVKAFSKGLDCLFSRIQCTPDLLPSDVLGASIFNPKTNEFHLRKGPVFTNILLVDEINRTLPRTQSSLLECMEERQVSIEGKTHMLSSPFIVLATQNPIEMEGTFSLPEAQLDRFLMKLKLGYPTQEEETQILERVGDEIPYEDINSKFNPEKIQQLQKQCKDVNIHSSILEYITVLANETRIHPLISIGVSPRASKALYKVIKAWALLNNRDYVIPDDVKEMVKPVWNHRLILKTEAHMNNIESEDILEEILKKTDVPREKVVCL
- a CDS encoding DUF58 domain-containing protein — protein: MSKEELSLKNNYEDDEEKPQSLETSILFERHGIWVLVGFLLIAIWYRFLPLAVVSIFLGLLFIIITAWKNRSLMGMKPTLQLSKSRVFTDEEFVIDGSLYNDKWLPLIWIEWSFLKNEGICLGHDDEESYTIRFLWLLWFQKVKWTLKGKALRRGVYDIGQVILRSGDGFRFGEIEELHNLDKKLYVYPKLLSVWVPSYRSSMQWGVKGKQGGFIEDPLLVNGIREYQAGDELRRFNWRATSRTGKLQVNIYQPIVIEQLIIYIDVEGFGIDEKAYEDPIEQRAYVSKKREAFERFLSIIASVAVKYKEQGISIGFTSNGLNYRGEKMSSIPPSIDLALFLDQLAQITQRVGVKKMKPLDELLHKGRMCIPLYIFCHHVTEDHYSRYQQHKHKLSEVRFYYNHETEYTKKLAPIVKPIDTFLSSLDSSGKESNYA